In Boudabousia tangfeifanii, the DNA window AAATTCCAGCACCGACGGTTAAAGTCCGGATGGGAGGAGCACGCCACGGGTAGTACTTGTGCTACCCGTAATTCCCCGGTGCCATAATTGGTATCGGGAGTTTTTCTTTTGCGGCAATCGTCAGGTCTGCTGGTTTTATACGGCTTGCTTTTGGCTCTTTTGGGCTGGGCAGGTGCTGCCGCGCTGATTTCTGATCCCTTTATGCTCCCATCACCTCAAATGGTGATATTCCGCTTGATTCAAGATCTCTCAACGCCTTTACTCTGGCATTCGATTGGCCAAACCGCTTTGGAAGCATGCCTAGGCTGCTTGTTGGGCGCCGTTATCGCCATTCCTTTAGCTTATCTTTTCTTCAAGAGCCGGATTATTGCGGGGGTTTTATCGCCTTCACTTGCCGCTAGCCAGGCAATTCCAGCGGTGGCATTAGCTCCACTTTTGGTTCTTTGGGTTGGTTACGGTTTGCTTCCCATTGTTTTACTCTGTGCTTTAATCGTTTTCTTCCCCATCCTAGTTTCGACTTTGTCGGGCTTAAAAAACCTAGATGAAGATATTATTTCCGCGGCTCGTCTCGATGGAGCAGGCGGCTGGCGCCTATGGAAAGATATTGAATTCCCACTTACCATGCCTTCCGTATTTGCAGGTCTTCGTTCAGGTTTTACCCTTTCGATTACTGGTGCCGTAGTTGGCGAGTTCGTAATGGGGGGTAGCGGACTTGGTTCGAGGCTATCTGCCCAAGCAAATGTGGTAGATGTTTCAGGCCTATTCGGCACAATTTTAGTGCTTTGTATTCTCGCCGCTACTCTCTACGGCTCACTAGTCTTGTTAGAAAATCAATCTCCCACAGTCCGAGCAATTCGGACTAAATAGAAAGGTACGAACCGTGCTAACCAAAAACAACATCCGTCTTGGCATCGTCGCTTTGACTATGTTATCTCTTGCTGGTTGTGGCACTACGGCGCCCTCGGCTACTCAAAATGTGTCGACTGCGAGTGAAGAAGCCAAACCAGCACCTACTCTCTCTGATCCGACAGTTGGTACTGGAACTGAAATTCCTACTCCTACTCCGGATACCGAAGGCGACCAGACTCCAGTAACAATTGGACTTACCTATATTCCCAATATTCAGTTTTCACCATTTTACGTAGCGCAAGAGAAAAATCTATATCCGAATACCAAGGTAACTTTGCGGCATCACGGTGCAAATGAAACATTATTTGGTGCCCTGGCCGCCAACACGGAGCAGGTAGTTATTGCCGGTGCTGATGAAGCATTGGTTGCTAGTGAACATGGCAAAGATTTTGTTGCCATTGGACCCTTCTATGTTAAGTACCCAGTAGTCCTAATTACTGATGCCAATTCCAAAATTACTTCGATCAATGATTTGAAGGGTAAAAAGGTCGGAATTCCCGGTAAATATGGCGAAAATTGGTATGCCTTGACCATTGCTTTACAGGCTGCAGGTTTGAATGAGACTGATGTAGAAATTAAAGAAATTGGTTACACCCAACGAGCAGCTCTCGTTGGGAAACAGGTTGATGCAGTTGTGGGCTTCTCCAACAATGACTTTGTTCAACTTCAGGCTTCTCAACTAGCCGTGAAACAAGTACCGCTGTTTAATGGTCAAGTACCTTTGGTTGGGGCTTCGATTATTACTACACGTAATTTCTTGAAAACTCATCCAAAAGCGCTAGCTAATGTCATTTCTGGGATTAATCAAGGCATCGCTGAAGTTAAATCTGATCCGGCTAAGGCCATTGAGATTTCACAAAAATATGTGCCCACGCTAGGTGACGAAATTGCGCGGCAAAATGCCGCAAAGACTTTAAACGCCACCTTGCCATTGTTTGCGAATGATCCGA includes these proteins:
- a CDS encoding ABC transporter permease — protein: MRQSSGLLVLYGLLLALLGWAGAAALISDPFMLPSPQMVIFRLIQDLSTPLLWHSIGQTALEACLGCLLGAVIAIPLAYLFFKSRIIAGVLSPSLAASQAIPAVALAPLLVLWVGYGLLPIVLLCALIVFFPILVSTLSGLKNLDEDIISAARLDGAGGWRLWKDIEFPLTMPSVFAGLRSGFTLSITGAVVGEFVMGGSGLGSRLSAQANVVDVSGLFGTILVLCILAATLYGSLVLLENQSPTVRAIRTK
- a CDS encoding ABC transporter substrate-binding protein, whose product is MLTKNNIRLGIVALTMLSLAGCGTTAPSATQNVSTASEEAKPAPTLSDPTVGTGTEIPTPTPDTEGDQTPVTIGLTYIPNIQFSPFYVAQEKNLYPNTKVTLRHHGANETLFGALAANTEQVVIAGADEALVASEHGKDFVAIGPFYVKYPVVLITDANSKITSINDLKGKKVGIPGKYGENWYALTIALQAAGLNETDVEIKEIGYTQRAALVGKQVDAVVGFSNNDFVQLQASQLAVKQVPLFNGQVPLVGASIITTRNFLKTHPKALANVISGINQGIAEVKSDPAKAIEISQKYVPTLGDEIARQNAAKTLNATLPLFANDPTKSQFDPALFEKMGAALKQVGLLQPVVNPVEHMTNEFLK